Proteins from a single region of Gossypium arboreum isolate Shixiya-1 chromosome 1, ASM2569848v2, whole genome shotgun sequence:
- the LOC108453568 gene encoding uncharacterized protein LOC108453568 isoform X1 has product MVKRKQQPPQEMGGTGGAEAAVEAETGIQAKRRGTKSLKTQAQKDKHNENCKRYRLKIKMRRKEEEQEIPKLKDEHQKTKMELEEYKSKIGVMGNEIQQLKRKLEAQGQMLTSLEKVVEWFALQTNVQGGQVLATSGAVLQSVNGLVSSGETGSTYFQPSMAGFLQQTCFDQDYNITASAAAAAGFANHNLPFGSDAPNSQGNKAGDWTNSATANYNLPEYGATNNHDKIFNNVVGAGLLPTGSSLEANPEASFMFDAANGHENDGDLLLHGHATGFQLSENPSSEAVWKSSP; this is encoded by the exons ATGGTGAAAAGAAAGCAGCAGCCGCCTCAAGAAATGGGGGGTACGGGCGGCGCTGAAGCGGCAGTGGAGGCTGAGACCGGAATCCAAGCCAAACGAAGGGGTACCAAATCTCTGAAAACGCAAGCTCAGAAGGATAAACATAACGAGAACTGTAAACGATATCGACTGAAAATTAAA ATGAGGCGTAAGGAGGAGGAACAAGAGATCCCAAAGTTGAAGGATGAACACCAGAAGACGAAAATGGAGCTAGAGGAATACAAGTCTAAAATTGGGGTTATGGGAAATGAGATCCAACAACTTAAGAGAAAGCTTGAGGCACAG GGGCAAATGCTTACTTCTTTGGAAAAG GTGGTAGAATGGTTTGCATTGCAGACCAATGTGCAAGGTGGTCAAGTTTTAGCAACTTCGGGAGCTGTTTTACAAAGTGTTAATGGATTAGTGAGTTCGGGAGAGACAGGGTCAACATACTTTCAACCTTCCATGGCTGGTTTTCTTCAGCAAACATGCTTTG ACCAGGACTACAACATTACGGcatctgctgctgctgctgctggttTTGCAAATCATAACTTGCCCTTTGGGTCTGATGCCCCTAATAGTCAGGGTAATAAAGCAG GAGACTGGACTAATTCTGCTACTGCAAATTATAACTTGCCTGAGTATGGTGCTACGAACAATcatgataaaattttcaacaaTGTCGTTGGTGCTG GACTTCTTCCTACTGGTTCCTCCTTGGAGGCAAATCCTGAAGCGTCCTTCATGTTTGATGCTGCAAATGGTCATGAGAATGATGGTGATCTTTTACTCCATGGCCACGCTACAG GATTTCAACTTTCTGAAAATCCTTCTTCAGAGGCAGTTTGGAAATCTTCTCCATAA
- the LOC108453568 gene encoding uncharacterized protein LOC108453568 isoform X3 has product MVKRKQQPPQEMGGTGGAEAAVEAETGIQAKRRGTKSLKTQAQKDKHNENCKRYRLKIKMRRKEEEQEIPKLKDEHQKTKMELEEYKSKIGVMGNEIQQLKRKLEAQGQMLTSLEKVVEWFALQTNVQGGQVLATSGAVLQSVNGLVSSGETGSTYFQPSMAGFLQQTCFDQDYNITASAAAAAGFANHNLPFGSDAPNSQGLLPTGSSLEANPEASFMFDAANGHENDGDLLLHGHATGFQLSENPSSEAVWKSSP; this is encoded by the exons ATGGTGAAAAGAAAGCAGCAGCCGCCTCAAGAAATGGGGGGTACGGGCGGCGCTGAAGCGGCAGTGGAGGCTGAGACCGGAATCCAAGCCAAACGAAGGGGTACCAAATCTCTGAAAACGCAAGCTCAGAAGGATAAACATAACGAGAACTGTAAACGATATCGACTGAAAATTAAA ATGAGGCGTAAGGAGGAGGAACAAGAGATCCCAAAGTTGAAGGATGAACACCAGAAGACGAAAATGGAGCTAGAGGAATACAAGTCTAAAATTGGGGTTATGGGAAATGAGATCCAACAACTTAAGAGAAAGCTTGAGGCACAG GGGCAAATGCTTACTTCTTTGGAAAAG GTGGTAGAATGGTTTGCATTGCAGACCAATGTGCAAGGTGGTCAAGTTTTAGCAACTTCGGGAGCTGTTTTACAAAGTGTTAATGGATTAGTGAGTTCGGGAGAGACAGGGTCAACATACTTTCAACCTTCCATGGCTGGTTTTCTTCAGCAAACATGCTTTG ACCAGGACTACAACATTACGGcatctgctgctgctgctgctggttTTGCAAATCATAACTTGCCCTTTGGGTCTGATGCCCCTAATAGTCAGG GACTTCTTCCTACTGGTTCCTCCTTGGAGGCAAATCCTGAAGCGTCCTTCATGTTTGATGCTGCAAATGGTCATGAGAATGATGGTGATCTTTTACTCCATGGCCACGCTACAG GATTTCAACTTTCTGAAAATCCTTCTTCAGAGGCAGTTTGGAAATCTTCTCCATAA
- the LOC108453568 gene encoding uncharacterized protein LOC108453568 isoform X2 translates to MVKRKQQPPQEMGGTGGAEAAVEAETGIQAKRRGTKSLKTQAQKDKHNENCKRYRLKIKMRRKEEEQEIPKLKDEHQKTKMELEEYKSKIGVMGNEIQQLKRKLEAQGQMLTSLEKVVEWFALQTNVQGGQVLATSGAVLQSVNGLVSSGETGSTYFQPSMAGFLQQTCFDQDYNITASAAAAAGFANHNLPFGSDAPNSQGDWTNSATANYNLPEYGATNNHDKIFNNVVGAGLLPTGSSLEANPEASFMFDAANGHENDGDLLLHGHATGFQLSENPSSEAVWKSSP, encoded by the exons ATGGTGAAAAGAAAGCAGCAGCCGCCTCAAGAAATGGGGGGTACGGGCGGCGCTGAAGCGGCAGTGGAGGCTGAGACCGGAATCCAAGCCAAACGAAGGGGTACCAAATCTCTGAAAACGCAAGCTCAGAAGGATAAACATAACGAGAACTGTAAACGATATCGACTGAAAATTAAA ATGAGGCGTAAGGAGGAGGAACAAGAGATCCCAAAGTTGAAGGATGAACACCAGAAGACGAAAATGGAGCTAGAGGAATACAAGTCTAAAATTGGGGTTATGGGAAATGAGATCCAACAACTTAAGAGAAAGCTTGAGGCACAG GGGCAAATGCTTACTTCTTTGGAAAAG GTGGTAGAATGGTTTGCATTGCAGACCAATGTGCAAGGTGGTCAAGTTTTAGCAACTTCGGGAGCTGTTTTACAAAGTGTTAATGGATTAGTGAGTTCGGGAGAGACAGGGTCAACATACTTTCAACCTTCCATGGCTGGTTTTCTTCAGCAAACATGCTTTG ACCAGGACTACAACATTACGGcatctgctgctgctgctgctggttTTGCAAATCATAACTTGCCCTTTGGGTCTGATGCCCCTAATAGTCAGG GAGACTGGACTAATTCTGCTACTGCAAATTATAACTTGCCTGAGTATGGTGCTACGAACAATcatgataaaattttcaacaaTGTCGTTGGTGCTG GACTTCTTCCTACTGGTTCCTCCTTGGAGGCAAATCCTGAAGCGTCCTTCATGTTTGATGCTGCAAATGGTCATGAGAATGATGGTGATCTTTTACTCCATGGCCACGCTACAG GATTTCAACTTTCTGAAAATCCTTCTTCAGAGGCAGTTTGGAAATCTTCTCCATAA